The following are from one region of the Nicotiana tomentosiformis chromosome 7, ASM39032v3, whole genome shotgun sequence genome:
- the LOC104111334 gene encoding photosystem II repair protein PSB27-H1, chloroplastic translates to MASPTLITPSTSTPKPLTPIRSKLSSTTTAANAATVSASVPSTRRREFLSLAAGILAPALLLPSTSAFAASDEEYVREASEVIKKVRSTLSMEKGDPNIADSVTELREASNYWVAKYRREKALLGRASFRDIYSALNAVSGHYVSFGPTTPIPAKRKQRILEEMDTAEKALQRGR, encoded by the coding sequence ATGGCTTCTCCAACCCTAATAACCCCATCCACCTCCACCCCAAAACCTCTTACCCCTATCCGATCAAAACTCTCCTCCACCACCACCGCCGCCAATGCCGCCACCGTCTCAGCCTCTGTCCCATCCACCCGCCGCCGTGAATTCCTCTCTCTGGCTGCCGGAATCCTCGCTCCGGCATTGCTCCTACCTTCCACGTCAGCATTCGCTGCTTCCGACGAGGAGTACGTGAGGGAAGCTTCTGAAGTGATTAAGAAAGTGAGGTCCACGCTCTCTATGGAGAAAGGTGATCCGAACATAGCTGATTCTGTTACAGAGTTAAGAGAGGCTTCTAATTATTGGGTTGCTAAGTACAGAAGAGAGAAGGCTTTATTGGGCCGGGCCTCATTCCGTGACATTTACTCGGCCCTGAATGCTGTTTCTGGCCATTATGTTAGCTTTGGGCCGACCACACCCATTCCGGCTAAGAGAAAGCAGAGAATCTTGGAAGAGATGGACACTGCTGAGAAGGCTTTACAGAGGGGAAGATAA
- the LOC138895351 gene encoding uncharacterized protein: MPDIPKYNGTTDPNEHVTSYTWAAKGNDLDDDEIESVLLKKFGESLSKGAMIWYHNLPPNSIDSFAMLVDAFVKAHAGAIKAETRKSDLFKVKQRDNEMLREFVSRFQIERMDLPLVADDWAIQAFT, encoded by the coding sequence atgcccgaCATTCCCAAATACAATGGGACCacagatccaaatgagcatgtgacctcctatacatgGGCGGCCAAAGGGAACGATTTGgatgatgatgagatcgagtcggtgctgctgaaaaagtttggggaatctTTGTCTAagggagcgatgatatggtatcacaacttgcctcccaattctattgactcgtttgctatgcttgtagatgcTTTTGTAAAGGCCCATGCTGGGGCCATCAAGGCCGAGACCAGAAAGTCAGATCTTTTCAAGGTCAAacaaagggataacgagatgctcagggagttcgtgtcaagattCCAGATTGAGCGGATGGACCTACCACTAGTTGcggatgattgggccattcaggcaTTCACTTAG